cttttcttatttaACATTCATTATATTGTCCATTGTTTTTTTAGCAGCATAATACAGtctataattaaattaatcaatatatatatataaagaagaattCATCACTTTGTCTATAccggaaaaaaacaaaacaaaaaaaatccaaaactcacCATATATCAATTTTTCTAGAAAGTAATTCAAGTTATTCCCTTTTGCAATcaccaaaaagaagaaagaaaaaaaacaataattccTTTATTTTGAAAGAGGTCCCCATTAACAAATGCATCACAATCAGGGATGTCACTCTTTATAATCCTGTAAAAACACAAACcctgaaaaagaaattaaatatataaagttaCGCTTTTTCTCAGGTATCTCCATATCAGGTGGGCAAAATTGCAAGTGGTGAAGATATTTgttttcttacaaaaaaaagTGGGCTACGTAAGCAGTTGATAGATAGcgaagtatatatatatatgtacacacacagcatttccaataaaataatgggggaaattttgttgaaataaGAATTACACTCTCTAAAGATTTGTATGGATTGAGGAGAAGTAGAATAGAATAGAGTAGAATTGGcccaaaattagtttatttccaGCCAATTCTACTTTACTCCCCTCTATTCTCTCTCATTTTACCCTCAATTCAAGTAGGGCTCTAAATTTTTGTCTTAAACCTAGATAAAGCCTGTACGTAAATATTGAAAATGTAGTATACttaattttgttgaaataataaactctctacattttgttgaaaatatagTATACTTATTTTCAGCCAATTCTACTCTATTTCCTTTCACTCCTCCTCATtttcccctcaatccaaataggTTTTAAATTTCTATCTTAAACCTAGATAAAGCCCGTATGTAAATATTGAAAATGTAGtatacttaatttttttgaaataagaaACTCTCTAAAATTCTGTCTTACATGCATGTCTTGAGATTAATAAAGATTATTCATGACCACTTCTATGGCTCTACGGAGTGCATACTGCATAAGAATATCTCTCAGCCAAATATCTATTAGCAAttaatactttattattttgagaaataagTCTTAGGATTGTCATCATCTAACTCAATAAACACTTCTTTGAGTAACCCAAGTTCGTTCTACGTACGTAGTGTCAAAAAAAAGTTCGTTCTACGTTATTTaattgcttctcaaaaaaaaaaaataataataataattctcaCGACTCATGATAACATAGTTTTagaaaatttgataaatattattaattttaaaaaaaaaatttcaatattgtCATGGAttaataaagatttttttaaataaaacctaGACCAATatagaattattatttttcaaaaaggaCCTATTAATATGGATTTGTTccatagtataaaaattcacaattatAAGTGTGAGGATAAATAGGCCGAGCAAGAGTATTTCACTGTGGACTGTGCCCAAGGACATGTTGGAGTCCAAGGATGATCGAAAGATTTGATAAGTAGTGGGGTCGATAAGCCGAGGATAAGGGAAGATCATAACGGGCATGCAATAATTATTGAGGAGCCGAGTCTCCTCGGAAAGTATTATGGGAGGATGGAGCCCAGCTATCTCAGAAATTTTGTACAAAAGGGAACTATTCTTCTGAGAATAAACATTAAGGAAAGTAGCCAACAACAAAGGAGGAAATATCTGGAGAGAAGATTGCTACTGCCACATTGAATGTTTTACAACAAACTACCTaactgcatttatgtggaaatCATACCTAAACAGTAAGTCCTAAGTTTACAGCTATTCACAAGGCTTCCGAGAGGTTTCTGATAGGACAAGCATCCAAGAGATCATCTatatgatcaacaagtggaagactgGGATGGAAGATAGAAGAACTATATGAGGGATAGGTCCCCTTGAAAAATGGGGCATGTAatctggaaaaagaaaaaagaaagaaagaacatcTGGTATTTGGATAAGCTTGAGTGAATTATGAATATAAGAACACTTCATTCTCAGATTAGACCGAGGAGTGTTATTTCTATTAAAGTGCGTTTTCTTATCTTCTTGGTATGAATCCAATTCATTAAGGCCCATACTTGATTTGCAGGGTCATTTTCTTGTAAAATCCACTCTTTAATAAATACATTGTTTTAGGCTTATTGGGGGCTATCATCCATTGTTGGTGGGTTGAGAGTCTAATTTTAGCCCTTACAATAAGATTCCtgtttaaatgataaaattttatcaatttcttcctctctttttttatctGAATAGAGATACTTCagtattaatctttttttattattattattattttttataaatttctaaGGATACAACAAGTGGCATAACAAGGAAACTACAATAAAGCACTAGAATGTGGAAAGTGACATTCAGATTAAATGAtgcaatctatatatataataataggtgaagttgagagaaactcaaattaaaattccaaattagagttccaattttgcgctatgtgttctaaattatttattctcaaagagttttatttcttaatttttgaatcaaatgtgagatcacattataaatattcatccaagtgagttattaagtacaaaagtcaaaaagtttagaataaatgaatcgtaaaaaaaaaaagaaaaaaaaagtgcttcacaataataataatagaaattgGATAATTTAcgttttatacctaataatatctttacaaatttttttaaaagagctagcaaaatataaaaataactatcaatagtatttcaattatatatataagaattatattatgcatcttattgtatatctttaagtatatctatatatatgcatggggttacaagctaATTCCATATAAAAGTGCACGCTTGTAAAGATAGGCGGAATTGAAATAGTTTTAAGAGAATTATAAACAACATCTAACACCACAACAAATGTCATTCAAGCATATGTGAGGAAAGACATGTGGAAGAAAATATTGTTAGTAATTGTCAAAGAccttaaatataaataaaggaTCCAATCTCAAGATAAAAACGCCACTCTCCATTGACAAACTTGTTCATACATAGATTATTCTCTTGTAATATTACTTCAATAGGAGATTCATCTCTTGTAATTCTTACTTCTTAAGGTTTTagaatttgttcatttttaatAAGTGCTTCATTGTAATATTGTTACTTATaaagttttatttcaatttgattcaAGTTCTTAGTTGTTAATCATGTTTTGTTCAAGTTCTTCATTGTAATGCATTGTCTTCAATCTAATTTGGTGTTTAGAATGTTTGTCTAGGCTATAATATGATTTGTCTACTAGTCCAcatattttaccttcaaattaTTTATTGCTTAGAGTAATTATTCTTCAATTTGTCCTGCTTTCAATCAAACTTAGCTAAATCATGGATagtaggggctgtttggatttagTGTTTCCCATCAATCTGTTTTCATtactcataactcaaaattgGTGGGTCCCACAGCTATttggtttgtttggatttgtttttagtttttgtttccataactcaattatctgatttttgagtaatgagttatggaaactgaaaacaacttctaggtgtttttgagttatggaaacagtaGAGTTATGATAGCATTTTGGTAAATACACACATATTTGAGGAACTCACAGTCAGAGAGTTGTCAAATCCGGTTAGACCTTTTGCTTTCTCCAACACgcgttgtcttcttcttttcttttttttcctttcacgcTGGGtctggtcttttttttttttttttttttcctttcacgcTGGGactggtcttcttcttcttcttctttttttttcatcttttttttccttttcatgttgggtttctaggtttgtttttttttttttttcccctttcacGTTGGGTCTGGGCTTGGTTTCtctattcttcttttctttttctttttaaaatttttttccttcttttctctccttttcacattgggtttctgggtttggtttcttttattttatttttttcattccttttcactaggttcggtgagtttgggtattgggggttgaaggaaaaaagaaaaaaagaaaaagaaataagaagtaAAAACTTCACCTAGTCAATCCGTGGTcccacaaaaagtaaaattttttgaattattaaaattgGAAATAAGTGCCAAACATGCCACCTTAGGAAATTATGGTATTTTcagtgataagtgatgagtgatgagtgagcattttttgaaatccaaacaacccttAGTTTCTTGGCATCCAATGACCTTTGATTTTACCTAGAAATTTGTATTAGACTACTAGTACTTGATAACTTAGGTAACGTTTGGATACAGCATTTCAAATCAACGTCTGTGTTTAGCGTCCATAGTTTGTGGGCCCCACGGCTATAGTAGCCAAAAATCACGCCCAAAGACTAAAAAATGCGTTTGTCAGTAAGtcatgtgcactgttcacgggacccacaaacctcttttcagcaaaattttcattaaaatgggtcccacgacactattcatacatttaaaaattattttgttgcagtattttcagttttcagcaataagcggtatccaaacagacccttataATTTAGTTTTCTTGCTTTTATAGTTTGTCACTATTCATTTATTTGCATTTCCTCCTTTGAACAGAAAAAATCATCTTAATTGAGGCAATATTTAACCACATTCCCTTTCACACGAAGTCAAATAATCCATTTAAGTCCGATATCAATCAATTCTAAGCTTAACATAAGCATTAAACCACCAATAATCACATTGAACATGCTAGAATTAAAATACTCTCAAGCAAAAGAGGAAATATAGCCTTCCTCACCTGCCACATTAGGAACTAGCACAAAATAAAGCTGGGGGATCTTTGAGATGGGAATGGCTCTTTCAAAATTACAAGTAGCTAGAAACCCAAGTAGTGATATTGTGGACCAAAACGTTTACATCTCTAATAAGAACATAATTGACcgaacaaaaacaacaaaggaCAAAGCTTATCGAATATCTAGCTTCCGCTAAAGTGGCAATGGTCCAGGAGCTAGAAGAGGCTAATGATAATATGATTTAAATTTATCAGATTGAGTAGTGCATCACCAATCACCCTCCaaaaaataagatttgaaaCTATGTTCTTGTGATTTTAGGACTTAAATAAAGCTAGTTTTCGCTTCTGCGCACAGGGCCTCCCTTGGCAACACCCATGACCCCCACATGGTTCGAGAGCGTGTAACAATGGCTCTCCCTCACTTCGACATCAAAATCAAACTTCTCACGATCTTGTGATCAATGATTCCAAAAACTAATGAAAGAAAAGTACAAGACGACATCCCCCTTTGTTTTTTACTCCATTTTTTCTGCATTGTTCTccttgtcccttttttttttttttggaaaaagaaaacagtatTTATTAAAACGAAGTAAATCAGCCTGATAAACAAAAGCAACTTGTGGAGGAACAAACTTTATCCATACAATAAATTCAGAAACAGTAATAGCATGCCTAGTTAAATTGTGAGTGATCTTATTACCTTCTTTCTTAATATGAGAGTAACgtaattgaaagaaataagGGGACAAAGATTGTGCATTGGCAATTAAAAGGCCATGTGAAGATAGAAAAACATCCTCCTCAGCAAGAGCATCCAAAATTACCTTAGAATCACCCTCTAGAACCACCTGTGCAATACAATGCTCCAAAGCAAACTCCGAAGCTCTTATCGCAGCCAAGGCCTCAATTTCTACAGCTTGAAATTCGTGAGGGAgtagttgagagagagagagagagagagagagagagagaggcaataACCATACCTTGAGTTCTCCTTATGTTAATTTGTACTActaccttattattattattttttatatactacATTTATTACAAAGTTagattttttatacaaaaattatatcaaTTGTATCAtatgtaattaatattttgtttaatttttagacgAAAATAGTGTTATTAATTAACTTTGGTACATAGGTTTTAGTTAACtcatctaataaaattttctatcttcaaataaaatatttggaatttaaattttgcttacaaaaaaatcaattagtattTTGACATAATGATAAAAGAGTAATTATTACAAAATGGACTAATAtactcaaattatatatatatatatatatatatatatatattaatgggTTTGGTATGCCTTACCCATTGTTCTATTGCAAAAGTTTGCCCTATTCTACTTCATATATCCAAagcatagttttaaaaaaaaaaaaaaagtaatcacaTTGCAAACTCAAGTAAAAGTGTAAAGCTTCACGGGCCTGGAAACAGTGCTGCTGGGCTCACAGCTAACTGTAGTTGAAGGTAATGACAGCCAATAGTGATTGCAATCCAACACTACCCACCCACTAGACAGTGTCTTTGAATATGACTTCTCCCTAAAaaccaataattattttatgcatttatatAATTCTTATCTTCTAGTATATCTTCTAGTATAAGCCTATAAGGTAGCAAAGTCACATGAGATTATATATATTCCGACACATGAAATACCTTATTCTCCAATCAATGAGAAGCACAAACATTAACAATCATCTTTTGAAGCAAATACACTagttaaaatgtttttattacCAAATAAAAGATTTGGGATCAAATCCCAACTAATAAAGAGTTATGCCATTAAAAACGAAAAATTCATAGTATTTTTTCATACCATCACTCATATggaatatcactttttcatttggGTCTACtacaaatacaaaacaaaatgctAATCCTATATGTGCCAATAGGGtaattgaccaaaaaaaaaatagtatcaatatattttttttgttgagaatatcaatatattaatttgataaaaagaaagaaaagaaaaatgacatggacaccataaatacatatatctttatcattttatttattttaaagtatgTACAGTTATCGTATGCTCGTAGCAGTATAAATAGAACCCAAAACCTACGAAGACTTTTAAGAAGTAACAACACAAACAACAACATTGACACAGAGAGATAAGATATAAAATACCCAAACCCCACACAAGTCCACAACACCTACCCACCTATTTTGCCTTCTCACACAGTAACCCCCATTGTATTGCCCAACAAATCACGCTCCtcattttcctctttcttttctcacctctctctctctctctctctctctctttcccacAATCCACATGGGCACCAGTCTCTTAGAAAATCTCAATGTCCGTGTAGAAGGGTCCGGTCAGAAAACCTTGGTTCTGGCTCATGGCTTCGGCACAGACCAGTCCGTGTGGCAGAGAATTCTCCCTTACTTCACACCCTACTACCGAGTCATTCTCTATGACCTCGTCTGTGCCGGCAGTGTCAACCCTGACTTCTTCGATTTTCGCCGCTACACCACTCTCGACGCCTATGTCGATGACTTGCTCTACATCCTCGACGCCCACCGCGTCGATCGCTGCGCCTACGTCGGCCACTCCGTCTCCGCCATGATCGGAATCTTAGCCGCCATTCGCCGCCCTGAACTCTTCTCCAAGCTCATCCTCATCGGCGCTTCTCCAAGGTAACAAAAAAGTCAACTTGattatttcattatattatatGTTGAGACAATTTTCGCACCACAACTTTTGTCATGTGAGACTGTCAGATCATCGAGTTGATCCATGTGAAAATAATGGTTCACACATGTCATCAAGTAATGGTCAAGAAGTAgtgatatatatttatattagtaATTGAACAATTCAGCTTATTAGATTATGTATTAGTATAAAACCTGAATTTgatcaaaatggaaaaaaaaagctatataCTGAGTTGGGTGTGCATACAATTTTAGATTCCTAAACGACAATGATTACCACGGTGGGTTCGAGCAAGGAGAGATTGAGAAAGTTTTCGAAGCAATGCAGTCGAATTACGAGGCATGGGTGAACGGTTTCGCACCATTGGCAGTGGGAGCTGATGTTCCAGCAGCAGTTCGAGAATTCAGTCGAACCCTATTCAACATGAGGCCTGACATATCCTTGTTCGTTTCCCGCATGATTTTCAACAGCGATCTGAGAGGGGTCCTAGGCCTAGTCAAAGTACCTTGTTGCATATTTCAGACAGCTCGAGATGTGTCTGTTCCAGCCTCAGTTGCAACCTATTTGAAGGACCATTTGGGTGGTCGTAACACGGTGGAGATGCTCGAGACTGAGGGTCATTTGCCCCATTTGAGTGCACCATACCTTTTGGCTCAAAAGCTCCGTCGAGCTCTTTCCCGTTAGCCTATAGCTAAGCTAGGCTAGCTTAGGCTAAGCTAAGCGGGTACAAAAAAATAGTGTGGGGTCGTGACAATATGTAATAAGGGTCGAGATCATCACACATGGCGAATAATTTGTGGACATTAGTCCTTCGACtttggattatatatatatgatctgATTTTCACTTGTCAGAGGATAAGAATCTTCACGTGTTTTTCACGTGATGACGTACtctttttgtcttctttctttttcttttttaatatttaagatcttttttttttttcttttcttctgggtgttctcttttttatctttatctggGCAGACCAGACCAGACCAGTGGCtgtgaaaagaaatgaaatgatttTACTTTTGTACTGTGTGTCTGTTTTAGTCTAATTTCCTATTTCGGTCCAGTTTTATCCAAGAAAAATGGAATTGGAATTGCGTTTGGATTCAACGTACCCTGTTTCTCTGTGACTACATAACGCCAGAGATTCTCCGTCCTCGCTCTGCTCTTTCAGATTCTTCGGGGTTCGGGCCGCCCAATATGTTGTCCAATCaaggaaaaataaacaaatttaaaaaaaaaaatgctaaaaaaggaaattgattttttttttttttacttatcttAAAATTTGAGAACGTTTACATTTTGATTACGCGTTTAGATTCAACGTACCCTGTTTCTCTGTGACTACATAACGCCAGAGATTCTCCGTCCTTCGCTCTGCTCTTTCAGATTCTTCGGGGTTCGGGCCGCCCAATATGTTGTCCAATCaaggaaaaataaacaaatttaaaaaaaaaaaaatgctaaaaaaggaaattggttttttttttacttatcttAAAATTTGAGAATGTTTACATTTTGatcatttatgtttttaatcgtttatatttgattatgtttttatattagttttttcatttattttcgtTTGTAATAGAAGACTATGGTGATATTTAACATTATTAGGACGATGTGTCTTAATTCACACCACTTATCTAATACTCAGCGATCAACTTATTGTGGATTACAGTCAGCGAtacttagatatttttagatatttGTCCGTGTATGTGTTATGTCTAGTCACTAGTGCGTTATTGGGCTAAGATATGGAAGGcaaattcttttctctttaaatttggGTACAAAAGGGTTTGAATGATTGAGTGAAATGCCTATACAACTTGAAAATGGTTTGATAAGTGTGCAACTAAATGAAGTGCTAGGTTTTAGTTATTCCAATATTCGAAGACAAGGAAACTCTGTAACTCACAATCTTATTAGTCATGTTAGACATGTTAGTAGTTTTTTGGTATGGATGGAAAACATTTCTTAACACTTTAgtgttgtgattttaattgatTTGACTTACTTTGCTCAATAAAAGCtacaaaatttttctcaaaatataaaaataaaaatgaagtgcTAGTTTAAAGCGAACTTCTAATAgtcatttagtttttttacttaaaattatcATGCCATCAGCAAGGCAAAAGAACATTCACCAATCAGCATGAAATGGGAAGTAAATCATTTGTATCAATTGGAAAGGGCAAATCAGGAATAAAGTTTCTCAACTGATTTGAACTCTATAAATAGTCCAAAAATATGGAGCAATCCAAAACTTAATATGCTTTCGTTCTAAACCATGGATAGTAAAAAGTGTacaaatcaatcacaatatctAGAGTTTAGAAcatacattaataatttatttgaaaaaaaaaattatgtgaaatttaaaaaattattttaaaaagttagtcatttttccattaaatgtttcttaaaatagtttattaatgcATGCCATACGTTAGTAAAACCCTAATATCTCACCAGTCAACTAATATCTAACCTACCAACTATTGTAATCAATTGGAACCACTCCAC
The sequence above is drawn from the Quercus lobata isolate SW786 chromosome 12, ValleyOak3.0 Primary Assembly, whole genome shotgun sequence genome and encodes:
- the LOC115969895 gene encoding probable strigolactone esterase DAD2 — protein: MGTSLLENLNVRVEGSGQKTLVLAHGFGTDQSVWQRILPYFTPYYRVILYDLVCAGSVNPDFFDFRRYTTLDAYVDDLLYILDAHRVDRCAYVGHSVSAMIGILAAIRRPELFSKLILIGASPRFLNDNDYHGGFEQGEIEKVFEAMQSNYEAWVNGFAPLAVGADVPAAVREFSRTLFNMRPDISLFVSRMIFNSDLRGVLGLVKVPCCIFQTARDVSVPASVATYLKDHLGGRNTVEMLETEGHLPHLSAPYLLAQKLRRALSR